Sequence from the Acidobacteriota bacterium genome:
TACTGCGATGCCATCCGAGACCGATTGGGTCTATATTTCGAACTGAATCATCTCACGCATAGGCCGAAGCTTGTGGGTATCGCTGGATTTTCTAAAGCGGCAGGCGCTTCCAGCCTTGCTGCCGGCCTGGCTGCTTCACTTTCAGAAACAGACGAGGGCAAGGTCCTCCTTGTCGATGTTAATCGTGGCCCTGAAGACGTTCATCCGTTTTTTAAAGGTAAGCCTGCCTATCCGTTGAAGGCAGCTCTGAAGCCATCGGAGGAAATGACATCAGCTGCCGATAATTTATACCTCGCCACGGTCGGATCGCCCAATACTGGTGGGCCAGCGCAGTTAGGATTAAAAAAGTTCTTCGACATGATGCCAAACATGAAAGCCAGTGACTTCGACTACATCATTTTTGACATGCCGCCGCTGTACGACACGAGCCCTACGTGGGGAATGGCCGCTTTTATGGACAAGCTTTTGCTTGTCGTAGAAGCAGAAAGGAACAACCGGGACGTGGTTAACCGAAGCTACAGAAAATTAATCGCCGACCGCGACAATGTGTCAGTAGTGGTTAACAAAGCACGTGCTCGTGTTCCTGCGTGGCTCGATGGCACATAGTAAGCTAAGCCAATTAAGCAGAATTAACGGATTAAAGCCGTTCGTTCCACAGGCGATCCGGACGGAGGCGCGGCGAAAGCTTGCTGTGCGCCTGCGCGACCGGCTCGGCGACGTATGGCCAATCATGCCCGCGTCCGAGCGTCCGCCTTCAAACTGGCAAGGCGGGCGGGAGAGCGAGAAATTTGCATTTGTTCTCACCCATTATGTAGAGAGTAGTGCAGGCCTGGCAAATTGCCGCTCGCTTCGTAGCTGGAGATGGAGCTTGGGTTTTGCTCCTCGTTTTAATTTTGTTCCTGAGGGAAATTACCGGGTTCCAGATGAGCTGACTGCCAGGGTTTGAGATTGGGATACACAACCTCAGGCATGACGGTCACCTCTTTTCCTCATAGCGCGGGTTCAATCGCCGCGCCGAGCGAATTATCCGCTATGCACGTGAATGGGGAGTAGCGGGATTTAGATCGGGGTTCATGCTGCGCAATCTCGATTGGCTGCATGATCTCGACGTGCAATACAATGCATCCACGTTCGACACGGCCCCATTCGAGCCGCAGCCAGACGGACGTCACACTATCTTTCCGTTCTGGGTGCCACGCCCAAATGACAATTGCCTTATTGCTCTACAGTCAACGCGTAACTGCGCTGCAAGAGGTTACCTGAGCTTCCCTACACTCTCCCGCAGGATTCCACACTTTCCTCTTGTTATCTGAGAAGACGACGGAGATCTGGCGTCGAAAACTCGACTGGATCGCAGAGCACGGCGGAATGGCTTTAATCAACACACATCCAGACTACATCGCGTTGGCTGAGGCCAGACCCAAGGCTGGGGAGTACCCGATTGCATTTTACAAGGAGCTCTTGAATTATATTCGGTCAAGGTAACCGGCGGGTATTGGCCTGCTCTGCCTCGACAAGTCGCTGCTTATCTCCTCGGGAGTACAGCGCTAACGCAGAACAAGGCACAGCATTGAATCAAATGAAGCTTAGCCGTTAGCGGCGATCATTCCGATGGAGATCACAGTTTTTTGAATGGGATATGTCGGCTGTGTCACGGCCGCTTGCTTGGCCGATATGGGACATTACGTGACCGGTGTCGATTTACAAGAAACGAAGGTATCCTGACTAACCATGGCAAAAGCCAGTAATCGAACCGAGTTTGGGAGACTTGATCTCGCACGGGGTCGAAGCCGGACGCCTGCAACCGGCTCACTCTGTCCAGAGATTGGGAGACTTCTCGCTAATCTGCGTTTGGACACCCGGGCATGACAACGGCAGCTTGGATCTGATGCAGGTGGAAAGAGTTGTCAGATCGGCGAATTACTACGAGAAAAAAACAGCTTTCACATCGTCGTTCTTCGTAGCACGGTCTTGCCTCGGACGTTGGACAATGTCGTGCGGCCGATACTGGAAAAGCATCAGGCTAAAACGAGGCGAAGGACTTGGGTGTCTGCATGAACCCCGAGTTCATGCGTGAAAGCACCGCTGTCGATGATTTTTATCATCCTCCGTTCACGATCATAGGAAAACATAACGATCAGGTCGCTGAACGAGTGGCGGCTATTTATTCGTGCGTGACAGCTTCGGTAGAACGGACGTCAACCTTGGTAGCTGAGTTAGATCTCCATCACCTTGTGGCTGTCGATGCCGATTCGTTGACTCAGGTTTCCAATCTCATTCGCGAAGCACACTTAATCGCGTGAAACGTGTTGGACGCGTACTTAATTTTGATCGCATACGAGAAGCTTCTGGCGAAGACATGAACGGCTCATACAAAGGTTAATGCACGGAGACCGATCGACTTGTTCTTTGTTCGAGCCAGAGGTTCGGCCTCAGACCGGTAAGGTGGGAGGCACTCCGTGAGCCAGCGCGCCCGCTGGATCCAGCCATTGAGGCAACCCCGCACGGCGGCGCCCAAGGTCTCGCATAGTGGGATTGTCGATGTTGAGTTTGGTAAGAACGTCACTGTCGTCGAGCCGGTCAATCTCTATGGATGCTCGATTGGGGATGGCAGCTTTGTCGGACCATTCGTTGAGATACAAAAAGGAGCGAAAATCGGTAAGCGCTGCCGGGTTCAGTCACACTCATTTATCTGTGAACTCGTCAGTATCGGCGACGACTCCTTCATTTCTCACGGTGCGATGTTTATCAATGATCGCTTCGTTCATGGGGGCCCGGCGAAGGAACGGAGCCTCTGGATGGAAACTAAACTTGGCAATTTTGTGAGTGTCGGAACAAATGCTACCATCCTCCCCGTCATCATTTGTGACAATGTCGTCATCGGCGCCGGTGCAGTCGTCACCAATGACATCACCGCACCGGGTGTCTACGCAGGCAATCCGGCGCGTCT
This genomic interval carries:
- a CDS encoding UDP-3-O-(3-hydroxymyristoyl)glucosamine N-acyltransferase → MRQPRTAAPKVSHSGIVDVEFGKNVTVVEPVNLYGCSIGDGSFVGPFVEIQKGAKIGKRCRVQSHSFICELVSIGDDSFISHGAMFINDRFVHGGPAKERSLWMETKLGNFVSVGTNATILPVIICDNVVIGAGAVVTNDITAPGVYAGNPARLLRRLR